The window TGGAGCAGCCCAGGGCCTCTGGGAGTGGGAAGGTTGAGTCTTGGCCCAGGGCAGGCACCTGTCATCTCCCTAGAAGAAACTGCAGGAAAGTGGCAGAGGCCGCTGTGCAGCCCATTTCAGAACTCTGTCCATCTGTCATAATGTCCCTATGCCCCTATGTAAGAGAGGATACTGAAAGGTGTAAAAATACTCCAGTATAAATATAGACTTTCAACAATATTTAAACATGTAATTTGAACTTTGATTTTTGGTAAAACATTCCCACTAACTAGTTGCTTATCTTATAgcattaaatagaaataaataagaattctTCTAGAGTCAGTGTTCTCAAACACCCTACCTACCTACCTTCATTCCCATCTATATTGTTCTTCCTGCAACCTGTACCTTTCTCCTGAATGTCACCTCCAACATAATGTGTCCCTGTATATAACACCCCCACACAGAGCATGTTCCTGAGTGTCACCCCCAGCAGAACATGTCCCAAGTGTCACCTGCAACAGAACTTCTCTGTCACTCCAACCCATGTCCCTGAGTGTTGCCCCTGACAGAACCTCTCCTTGTTTTCTGGCTGTCACACCTTAAGAGAacctgtctttgtctcctgagtgtcTTCCCCTGATAAGAATGTATCTTTTTTGTCTCCTGGGTATAAGCCCACAACAGAgtatgtctctgtctcctgggtatcccctccagaaaaaaatgtcatttcctAGTTGCCATCACCTGAGAGAACCTGTAACTGTCTCTTGTATGTCTATCACCTAATAGCACATGGCTCTGGGTCTCGGTTTGCATGCTatgcaggtttgttttttttattcacAGATAGATACTGAATTCTATTTATCCATGATTAGTAAAAGCTAATTGGTATCGCATAAAACATGCAACAGAGACAAACACCCTACCTGTGTGTTCAAATCAGAAACTGAGGAAAATGCACATCTGTTTTGTGCAGAAGAGTTGGAGTCCAACCAGTTTCTGTGTTGAGAGGGTACACAGATGCCACAACGAATTCCATAGACACTTTAAACTGACAGTATGGAGACACTAAGTCTTCGTGATCTAATTGTTACTACCCTTTCCTTGCTAGATGATATATCATCTAGAGAGAGGGTGTATTTTCAAAGTTAAACTTAACACTGAGGAAGGTGCTGTGTGAGGAAACTCTGGGAGTAAGAAGGGACACAATGAAGACCACTTGTCTGGCATACTTCTGGGTGCTGCTGAGGAACTACATGGGAGGGCCTAGGACTGTCCCTCGGGAGCCCAAGGTTGTTCAGTTTCTGTGCTAGGACAGTGAGGACCAGCAAGGCAGTGACCCAGTTTTCATTTACAGAGCCCAAGTTATGTTAGAGCAAAAGCTCCCATCTCACACTGATGGGACAACTGCCCAGGCCTGGTCTGGACCAAATGCTTTCTGAAGTTTTTATCTTCTCCTGCTGAGGCTTTTACCTGGGAGCTGAGATAGCAGTTCTGGTCCTCTGCTGCCCAGAACCTATATGGGCTCACCACTCTGAGCTGTTctgttcaatctccagcacatgGGCAAGGTGGCCAGTTGATAATGAAGCTTCTCCATGAGTCTGGGTGGTCCTGTGAAGGTGGACACTTACATCGTTTCCTAGATGCTCATAGGCAACACTGTTTTCTAGGTGCTCCCAGGCAGCTAACCCTGGACTTTGCCTGGGTCTTCATCTGGACATCAATCTTTCATCTTGGTCCTTTGAATGGGAGACTGTGTCCAGGGTCCTTAGACTACTATGGGGTCAGGGAAACATCTGACCCACTGCCTGATATGAGGATTCTCAGACACCACCCTAGCCTGCCCTGACCCATATGCAGTCACCTCCtgatgagtttgtgtgtgttccATTTCACTCAGCTATGATGGTGGCAACTGGGCTGTTCATAGGCAGTAGAAAAGAACAGCATCAGAccaagacactgccagccacatgGGGACTAGGGGTTCTGGAGGAGAGTATGAGAAATGccagtgttctttttgtttctccaGACCAGCGAGGTCAGATTTCAGAACGGAGGCTCCACTACTTGGCTTTGAATGCCAGGTACTGCAGACTCTCAGAACCTTGAGAAGAAGCTGACTACAGGACCATCTCCATCCTCCAGTTGTAGCTGTGTTGAGGGGCTTGGTAACTTTGGACCTTCAGagggccttgtgggaggaggtcTGGTATTGAGGCCCCTGCTTTTCTCTCTCAGGCTAGTAGGCAGTCTTCCCTCATGCTGCCGTGAAGATATGCTCTCTGGGCCCCAAAGGAGTAGATAATGTTACTGTGTGCTATGGCAGTGAGGAAGACAGCTTTGCTGTCTACCTGTGCTGTGCCAGGGCATGTAAGATGTCCCACCCTCAACAACCACCTGCTCTGGGAGCCATGTCCTGAGACCACTGTGGGTTCTTTCTAGGAACAAGAACACATAGTCCAGCAAGTTGCATGCAAAGAAACAATTGCTATGGGGCTGTAATGATGGCCGCTCATGCCTTTGGGCCTGCCTAAGTGGTGCCCTTACATATGGATAATCTGAGTCATGTGTTCTCTCCTATGGCAGTAAAAGAAACCCTAGTAGATGCTGCaagtcttttttgggggggagggggttagtTCTGGTGTCCAGGGTCCTGGACTTGCACTTGAGAGAAAAGTTAGGAAATTGAACCCCGAAGTGGCTTCACAGAGCTGAAAACACATACTTTTGAGCAAAACACAGCATAACTTGCCCTGGCAGAAGCTCCCATCTCACACTGGTGGAGTAACTGCCCAGGCTTGGTCTGGATCGAATGTCTCAGCATCATGTGTGTCCCAACATGGTGATGGGATAGAGCAAGGAGAAGTCATGGCAGCTTCATGTTCTGGATCTCCCTGGACCACTCTTGAGACCAAGCACATAGTCTTGCCATTTCTTAGACCAGCACTGAAGAAACTTCCAGCTTCATGCTCCATGTCACTCCCCCGGTAACCAGGGGGCTTCCATTGTCTCTTGGCCACCCTCAGCACAGACTTGGTTGATAAGCATgagtctcgtgtgtgtgtgtgtgtgtgtgtgtgtgtgtgtgtgtgtgtacacatgtgtactgATGTgagctgttacacacacacacactggcacaacAACCAGATAGCCTCAGTCTTGTCCTATGGTCAGGAAAGATGAATTACTCTATGCAGTTGGTTAGTTCCTTAGCTCCTACTGCCCTAGAAGTGCCTGGATAAGTCAGTGAGTTCTGATGTCTGCTTTGCTCATCCTTATACCTACCAGCGCTCAAAACACCCCTTTTTACCTGCAGATCAAGTGGACAATGTGGTATGATTCTGGGAGACAGTTTGGAAGTAGCAGTCCACTTCCCAGCTGTGGACAGAGCAGGTATGTTAGGAAAGGACAATGAATGATGGCCCAAACCTGGGGTCTGAGAGAGAAGTGTCAAAGCACCCAGCAGGAGGAGGCCTGGGCATTGCCCCTACCATTGCCTAGTGGAGGTGCATTTTGAGTTCTGCCCAGTTGAACATAGGAATGTAATGAAGTGCAATGGGTGTAAGTCCTGTGCCTGGCACCTGCAGTGTCCAGAGCTTCGGCCTGTCAGGCTACTTGCCCCCCTGCACCTTCTGGTCATAGGTGCCTGCATGCTTGTAGCCAGGCACATAACCTGACTCATCCACCAGGTCCACACGGCCAGCTTTGCCCTTGCCCTTTCCTGATTGGTCAAAGCGCTCTTTGTGGGAGCCTGTGAACTTGGTTGTGTCTGTGAGCCGGGACACCGTAGGTGAGGACACAGCTTTCtgaaagagaacagaagagggtgttatcACAAGCCAAGTGAGGGGGCTGGGTAAAAACTGCCACCATCTATTGCAGCATTTCAGTGGGAGGAGCTGGCAAGGAATGTGAGTCTGCCAGGCCACATGTTCAGACAAGGGATTACCTCTCCTGGCTCCAGGTGAGCCCCAGACTTATGGGGCTAAGTCAACTGGGCCATGGTCTCCCCAAGGGCAGATACAATCAAGAGTACTAAGCCCCACCCTTGCCTCACCCCCTCACCGTGACACCGGAGATGACGGGTGCTCGTCCCTCAATGAGCCGGTGCACCTCACGCACAGCCTCCTCGCTGCTCTTGTCCTTGAACCGCTTCTTGGCCAGCTCCTCCAGTGCCTCCTGGAACTGCTCAAAGGTGATGGTCCTGCAGGACTTCCCTCTGTGGGTGATAAGCCTGTAAGTCCAGGTAGCGGTCCTCTGGGACCAACCCACATGTATACCATCCCTCCCTTCATTCTGCAATGATTCCCTGCTGGTCACAGGCAAAAATCACCAGCAACCGCCAGCAGCTCTTTAAGAACTTCCACAACAGGCAGTGTGGGCTCTCCTGGGTGGGAGGGCAGAGGAAAAACCAGGAAAGAAGATCCCTTTATCTCCTCCAGGAACACCTAGCCAGTCAAGGAGCAAGAGGGAGCCCAGGCCTAAACCCGGGTCAGAAGTGGCTCAGGAGGGGCCTAAGATCCTGGTTATCAAAGTAGGCAAGATTAGGAGGAGGCATAACACCTGTCCCTATCAGGATCCTAAGCTGGAGTGGTGATGAGCAGCCTGGTCAGCAGGATGGGGCTTGAAGCTGATGCTCTCACCTACCGTGTGTACCCCACCATCAGGGAGCATCCCAGATACTGTCGTTTCACAAAATCCTTCCTCCAAGGCTGTTCAggtagtattttttaaagttatgaaaTTATTTGTAGTAATTTTACTTCAAACCATTTTCAACTTGGCATTCACCCCCAACTAATCCAGATCAGTGAAGTTTTCAAAGTTTTGACATAATGTGAATGAGGCACAAGGCTGCAAGTCCTGCATGTTGCTGGGGAGTTTAGTCAAATGGCCTGAGATAAGCTACCTCTTATGGCCAAGCATGCCACTGACCCCAGCTGCCGTGCTAAGAGTTCAGGGCTTTAATACAGCTGACTGACAAAATCCCAGTGCGGCTCTTATGGCTGCCCATCAGCACAGGATCCAGAGCAGCCAAGATGAGTTTAAGAAAACAGTTGCAGGCCTGAGACCACACTATTCGAATACACCTTACAAAAAGACAGTATGAGAGATAAAAGGTCTGAGACATACAGATCAGTGTATCTGGAGTCCAGAAATGTCCACACAGGTGCCTAACTTGAGCAAGGTCAAGGAGAAAGGCATGTTTCAAAAAATAACTGGAACAGCTGCTACCTCTTCAAAATAAACCAACTAGGATCCACAGTTCACACCACATGCAGAGTTTACTCAGAGCATGACCCCAGAGCCAACTTTCTCAAGTACATTTGGTAGATAACCTGGGTGGCCTTAAGGTGGGCAAGGTTTTCTTAGAAATGATGCCAGATCATCATGttcaataatagaaaatgggaaGACTGAACTTCAGAATATTGAAAACCATGCTCTTTCAAATAGCATTGAAGATAAATACCACAGAGCTGCAAAAAATACTAGGACACACAAACTTGAAAAGGAGCTTGTATCTGAAATGTACCAAGAAAAGAGTAAGAAGAGAACATTTCAAATGAGCCAAGTATTTGGACCAGACACCTCACCAAAGAAAACCCCTGGATAGGGAGCCAGCACACACAGGAAGTCACCCATGGGAACAGCAGAAGTAATGAGGGTAATGTCTGCTGCATGATAAGGAGGAAGGACCAGGAGCCAGACTttctgggagggaggggagggtgcTTGAAGAGAAATGAAGATTTAAGCTCATGTTAAACCCATGTGTGAATATTGTACAGATTTTCTTCAGGCATTCAAACTTGAAAACCACCCAAATACCCTTTAGCAGTGGCCTGATGAAGCATTCTGTGGACAGCATTGTGAGGATACACAGTGACAACATAATAACAAAGTGGACCCCTAGTAGCTGGGCTAAGGAACCAGACCTGAAAATACTACTGTTCCCCCACACCCTGAATTTTTACTGGTGTCTAAAAGAGTCTCAAACTTTACACTTGTCTCAAACACATAGGAGAGCTGAGCCAAACATCCTTTGAGAAATGCACAGAACTCCATGGTGTGGGCCACCCATACTTCTCAGGAGACTGGGGAAGCCACTGGGGTATTACACTTGGATCAAGAATACAACATAGGAGCTAGAGCCCCACAGTGGGACTGTGTGATACTAGAACATTGTAGAACTGCCTGTGATACAGGTAATGGAGCCTCAGTAGATGCCTTGTGTCTTAGAGGGTGGGTTCTAGTCCTTCAGTGCTCTCAGCCCCAGCACTTACCAACTACCTTTGGAATACTGGGTGATCCAGGGCACTTGAGCAGCTTGGCCTCATAGTCCAGTGGTGCCTGGGGCTGACAGCTTTTCCCTCTCTACTAGGACCTTGGGGGTGTGTGTTGATCTAAGGCCCCTTGGGGCTGCTCTGTTTGTCCTGAGAAGTCAATGGCACTCTTGTCTCCTACTCACAACCCTTCCTGGGCTGACATGAGGATGCCAGGCCTAATGGCCAGCCTAGCAACCCGCTGCTGGGGCACACAGCCCTTTCTGGGCAGCCTCAGCACCAGGCACCACCAGCATGAGTCACCGGGGGATGGAGTAACTGGAGGGGCTCTTCCATCACAGGCCACATTCAGATAGAGCTGGATGTTTGCCCCACTGGTACCAAGAATCCCTTTCTGGCCTGTATTGTTGGGGAAAGGAGGCCCTGTCTTGGTGCCCAGTTCACAGGGAACTCTTCAGGAGACCCAGGCAGAATCCCCAACTAGCTCTGGGAAGACAATGCCCATTTCTTCCTTACGATGAGAAAACCTCTTCAGGATTCTCCTACACAATAAGTCTATATCTAGAGCTCCCAGGACTGAGGACTCTTCCTGGGGCTTGGCCTTCCCTGCCTTTGGCTCCCAAGCTGTCCAAAGCTAGCCTACAAGTGGGAGTCTGTTCAAATGTACTCCAGGAGCCTGGGATTGCTTCCCAGACCCTGTCCCCATATGTGCAGGGCACTTTCTCAGTCTCTTGGGAACCCTGGGACCTGGCTAGGGGGGTCAGGACCCAGTGTCAGGCAACAGAGTCCTCTGAGGAAGGTCTACTCCTCTATGGCCAATACCACAAACACTACCACTCCCCACCTCAGCTTTGAGCTTTCACAGAGCCCCTAGTCTAGCCTATTCATCACCTTTGTGAAGGGGTCCCTGTCAAAGCTTGAGTAATAAGAAAACTCTTAAGTGGTGAAAGATGGGGTACAGAGGACAAGACAGGGATGCCTGGCTTCTTAGTTCCTAGAATTTACAGAAGCTGTTGCTTCTGAAGTAACCACTAGGGAGTATCCTTGTCAGCGAGATACTTGTCAGCAGGCAGAGAAGGTGTTTCTGGGGTGGAAAGATATACCCTCCCTATACATGTGGTGGTCTGAGGGCAGTTGAAGGACCTGGAAAGGACCCCTGGGCAGTGAGGACCTCTAGTCCAGGATCTTACCTTGCAGGCATACTTCCTTGTAGGAAGCCCTTCTGGAGGCTTTCTGTAGAAGTAATATGGGTGTTGACCTGAGCCTGTTGAACCACAGAGCAGCCTCAGCTgccatgggcctcaagttggccGTTGCTAccaatgtctctgactctttagaTGTGTTCAAGGGGGGTGCAGAAATCTGGTCATTCTCTTCAGACACCAGTctcttgtttctttctcagttctcTCCCATGCCCACTGACTAaccatctacctcaagatccagccttAGGCTCTGTGCTGATGCTGTTGAAAATCTAGGCCTGTCAGTTCTTTGTACCCTCAGCAGGTCACTGGACCCAGGAAATCCCTTGGGAGCAGGCAGTGTGCTCTCTGCCCAGAGGGGCCTGGATGCTGGTTAGCCACAAGGAttctgcctgttccaggaaatcaGAGGCCAGCAGCAACACTGCTGTAGCCCTGCTCTGGGCACATTCCAGATGTTTGTTTATAGGCAGGCACCAGCTTGCCTAGAGGGGACATCTGTAACCTGCAGCATCATTACTTCCCTCTGTTGGGGACAAGTCATCCTTAAAGCCTCTTCTCAGTTGTCActttgtgttttctaaggggCTGGAGGTTGTGGGATAAACATTCTCCAGGTGACTCCAAATGAGCACCCCATCTGCCCACCCCCACCTTATGGCTCTGGCCTGGACTGAGTAGGGGTAAGCCACGAGGACAGATGTTCCTGCAGTTGTTCAGACAAGTTATGGATATTCATTCTCTTACATGTCCTTTATACACTGGCCAGCCAACTTCCCAAGGCTAGATGGAGGAGCTGAGGAGCAGGAAGGTGCCTCTCATCATAGCGGCCTGATCCTTACCTGGTTACTGAAGACTCACCAGAGCAGATGGAGCCTTGACCACAAAGCCACAGGGTCCACTAGCTCAATGATtatcaggcaaaaaaaaaagtctacaggTCCTGTCTATCCCCCAACAGAGGTCAGAACCCCGAGTTTCCCTGCAGGCGTCTGAGGGGGTCACACTGCACTGCCATATGTAGCCACTAGAGGGCCATGCAGAAGCAAGAATAGTAGCAAGGCTTCACACACTGGGACATCTGAAGACTCAGAT is drawn from Peromyscus eremicus chromosome 11, PerEre_H2_v1, whole genome shotgun sequence and contains these coding sequences:
- the Tppp gene encoding tubulin polymerization-promoting protein, encoding MADSKAKPAKAANKTPPKSPGDPAKDKAAKRLSLESEGANEGAAAAPELSALEEAFRRFAVHGDTRATGKEMHGKNWSKLCKDCHVIDGKNVTVTDVDIVFSKIKGKSCRTITFEQFQEALEELAKKRFKDKSSEEAVREVHRLIEGRAPVISGVTKAVSSPTVSRLTDTTKFTGSHKERFDQSGKGKGKAGRVDLVDESGYVPGYKHAGTYDQKVQGGK